The DNA sequence TGTACCTTAAAGGTTTCTCGCCCACTTCAACAACCCAGATACTCCATCGAATACTCTTTTAAGCACTACAACAAGCAATGAAGTGTGTAAATGATGAActgaaataaaaattcatatcgAAGACTAACAATTCTAATTCTTCCTGAATGAATAGAAGCTAGATCAATGGCTAAAAGCTCACcatttagaaaaattaattgAGATACAAACCTCACAATCTGAAAAAGACTATAAATGGGGTCACAAATTGTTGTCCTAAATATGTGTTTGAGAGAAGAATGAAGAAACACAATGTCAATTTCTTTCGGTGGTGGAGAATAGCAGAGAGTTAGAATCGCAATAAGAgtttgagaagaaagaagaatcaCAATATGATTTTGATTTCTTGCGGGATGGAGTTGCTAGGATTAAAAATCCCAATATCTATTTTGGTTTGAATGGCAATAAACTCAACTATTGCAAGTACATTTTTTAACAAGAAAAGTTATgtatgttttgtaaaaattatgaaAGAAATGATTATCACATCCCGACTTGAACAAAGAATCAAtattaataaaacataaaagtGGAGAGAGCAATGTGATACCTTGAACAATTTATGATATTGTTCAGCCTGGTTCCTATTTTTGCAACCCAAAAGTCAAAAATCAGTATAAATAACACTGCAATAgcgaaaaataaaatagcagttagaaattggaaaaaaaaaatgaaagggaAAATAATAAGTTCCCTAAGTAAGTAACATGTATTAGTGTAGAAATTACTTTTCATTTTAGTCTTTATATGGTGCACTGAATCATCAGTTTTTGAACTTTAAACCTTTTTCCTTGTGTGTTAATTGCTGCAGAccaaaagagaaaaaagagtATGAGATTGAATATAGTTGTGGTGATTGTATCTGAGGATTTgtatatacttattttaatatatgtatGAGTTTGTCTAACTTTTACAAATAGAACTATCATAACCAGTATTTCATTATGATATGACCAAAATGCTATAAATCTAATCAATTTTAAAGAACTCAAATGtgaaaaaagataataatatatcataaaaaTGGAGAATATATTATTGTTATACCTTGGATTGAGCAGAGTTGAGAAGGACTCATTTCTGATCTTCCTGAGTTACTTGCTCACCACTTACCACCTTAATTACGATCTGTTTTTTAGATCAAAATAAAGCATTGGACTCTGATTAGATGAGTAACAATCTCTGATTGAAGCCCTTTGCATAActgaaaaatccccaaattatcttttttttttttaagaaaataaagtaaGTAAGACTTTGCATGCCAAATGGTGAAAGTAATAAGCGAGATGTAGACAGAGAAGAGCATCACGATGAAATTATTAGGGTTTATGAGAAGAAAATGAGGTTTTATATGAGGTTCTCTCAAACTCATATTTAAACTCTTTTGACataagttttatatatatatatatatacaaactcTCTCTTCACCCAAATTAAAATTAGATATGCAGAACTGAGAAcacaaataaaaagaagaaaatcaTTCTCAATCTCACTCACTTTTCATAAATCATAATAAGAATTAATATGTTTGAAGATGAGGAAGATTTAATCCCTAATCCCAAACCGATTATGATTCGGGAAGTTTGTGCAAAAGATTTGTACTCCGAATTCGATTTAATCGGACACTCATCGATCAATTGGATAAATTTTGTGTTTGGGCATTGGACCTCTTTCTTCTTACAAGATAGTATATCATGTGGAAAACATATTGAGGCCATCATTGTTATTTCAATACAACATCAAACATAACCCAGAAGAAATGATCGTCTCGTGTCTTGTTCAAAACAAGAAAGATAGAAATTCAAAATCATAATTATTAGATTGGCTTCTATCGATTTACCTCGAGATTGTTGGAATCCACCTCCTCTCCCTTTCTCTATGTCGTTTTCTTTAGATGAAGAACAACCCCATTTCAGAAATCGATTTCGATGGTGCTGTTTTGATAGTTACAGTTGAATACTTATTTTTCGCCTCGATATGTAACAGGTTTCAAAAACAGATTTTTCTTTTGGTGCTGTTTTGATAGGTTCTATTGAATACTTTTttagaaatttgaaaattgtAGGATTTGTTAGAaagatatgtgggtaagatattttttttaatttaaaaaaaaaagattgtttaatttttttgggtttaattattgggtttatttatttgttaacgtttaacgttaacagtctgttaagttaatcgtgtaaggctaaataaaaaaaagaatcgttaaaccaagaattgccgttagatagacacttttaatatataaagatatatagggTTTATCTACGGTAAGACCACTCATTTTTACTTCATACTATGGGGAAGTTTTGTGGCCCAATTACAGTAAATTTACTTGATGTCACATGTTATGATTGTGCATATGTATGCatgtgattttttatttattttttttaaaaataaaaatttatatctgTTGGCATAAGTgggctgttttttttttggtctttgttttcctttttattttatcatttgttTTGCtttggattattttttttttttagagtttttacaaaaatactagattttggacaaaaatttacaattttactgtcacaaggatttttttttttttacaaaaatactgtctttttataaaacaaccgtaaaacaacaaaatattataattaaaaataatagtagaataactaaaaaataaccgtagaacaacagtgaaaacttaacacagtacataGTATGAAACTtacataatatttttgaaaaaaaatctgctaaaaatataataagaaaaaagttagaaatttcaatatgtggtgtaaaaactcttttttttcttaaaaaaaattagaaatatatatatccaAATAtgtcataaaaattatatttttttccaataaaattagtttaataataaaatatttttaaataaaatcctTTATAACAATATGAGagtaaattaatctaaaatataataatggCAAGAACACACTACTTTAATATCgagtgagaaaaaaaaattagagcaaCAATAATATTAATGGAAAAAACTATGAAAATTTACATATGagagaatttaaaaaaataataataattcaaattaaaaatgaatatttttttaattattaatattattttttttaaaaaaataaatatataattaaatattattataatatgtataaagttttaattgtgtGTAAGCAGTCCTATTGTAAAAGTATACACCTTATATCTTAATAACCACATGCTCTAAAATCAATGATCAAAAAAGtttccctaccggtagggaacttaTGCTAAgtcctaccatagtcttgccctatatatatatattaagataatagatttatttatatttatttttgactttaatgattttttatatacttttaaataatttaaaattatttatctatATTTGTACTTTGTAGAATgggaaaacaaagaaaaattaagaaaaataaatataaataaaatagagtaaatactattttggattctgtgttttgttaaagtTACCTATTGgaccttctgttttgttaaatgacaaaatgaaccctgtattttttaaaattgtacaaatagaacctgaactaattttttgtcaaaataaaacttaataataatctgatctagagatgttatgacaaaactggttacattttctgtatttgttcgaattagaaattgtcttaaagttgattatattaaaaaataaaattgttaaaaattgagcTTAGGGTCCCATTTTTACcgttttagaaaatatagggtccattttgtcatttaacaaaacagggggtccaattgataacttttacaaaacataaggtccaaaataatatttacccaataaaatattaactttaTATAAAAGATCTTATAAAAAAACTCTACATAAATgatcttattaaaaaaaaactttacatAAATgatcttataaaaaaaaaaaactttacataaaaaaaaaaaacaaaatctaTTTATTGAACTATATCTAATGTTTTTAGGCCTATCCAGACTCGATCCGATTTATTtcagtcatccaatcgatcTAGCATACATTAGATGTTGAATTGGATCGATTTTATTCATTAGATATATTTCATGTATATCTATCAGTGATTCTGGTTTACTAAATTGTTCATTCAAACTAAATAAAAAgcactttgattagatattgaATGTATTAGATTTTTGGACATTTCATTCGACATATGATCTAATCtaattagatatttaaaaataacatctaatctgatcacaataaaatattaaatttttaacgaTGAATTATAACTGAATCAGTTAGTTattattaaattagattaatttatACACACGCACATAGATGCAAATAAAATTTGGCCAAGAAAATGTAGATTGAAACCTAATAAAGAGGGAAAGTGTAAAATGTGGTGAATCAAAATCCTTTATGCTATGAGAATAGGAAATTATGCTACGTGTATCTTGGAAGAGTAgacactaaaataaattaaaaataaaaaataataataaaaaaacggTGAAAGTGGATCTATTATCTATTATCTATTATCTATTCTCTATTCTCTGTTCTCTATTTCCTATCATCGCCTAACCGTCAATAATACCTTCTTTAATTCCTCTCTTCCTTTCTCTCAACCCTCAAAATCCATCATCATGACGGTACGTAACTCCTTAATCATATTCTTCTGTAATGAACATTACATATTTGGGATTATTTAATATCTATTGTTGTTCCTCTGTAATATTAttgtcataatatatatatatatatatatatatatctgtatTTGAatcctatatgtatatttttgttgaaatatttcagtttctaataattatatatattatttgttggTTTATGAATACagacaaaaacaataaaagtgAATAATGTCTCCTTAGGTGCAACAGACCAAGATCTAAAGGAATTCTTTTCCTTTTCAGGAGAAATTCTCCATCTTGAAACTCTAAGGTAACAACCATTAATACATATAATTCATTTTCTTCTAATCTATACactcacacacatatatatatatatatattatattctgATATAATTATATGTCTGTTAAATATGTTTTAGCGAGAATGAACGGTCTCAAGTGGCATATGTTACTTTCAAGGATCCCAAAGGAGCAGAAACTGCTGTTCTTCTTTCGGTGAtacacattttttattttcttttataattaatttttcattcattaaTAAAAGGGTTTACTTGTATTGATCAGATCATGTTTGTATAAATGTCTCTTTCAGGGAGCAACAATAGTGGATCAACCTGTCACTGTTGATCTAGCTCCAGAGTATAAACTCCCATCTTCTGTACTTGTTTCCCCCACTCCAACAGTAATATTATTCCCCATCTATTCTtcatgaatgtgtgtatatgttaTAGGTTTGTTTCTATTGGTGACTTGATTTGTTTTGTGAATTGATCAGGTTGAGGAAACCAACCAAGGTGTTGgtaatggtggtggtggtgatcaATCTGCTGTGAAAAGAGCAGAGGATGTGGTGATGAGCATGCTGTCCAAAGGGTTCACTCTGGGCAAAGATGCATTGGGAAAGGCAAAGTCATTTGATGAGAAGCACCAGTTATCATCCACTGCCACAGCCAAAGTTGTCTCTCTTGATCAGAAGATTGGTTTCACTGACAAAATCAGTGTTGGAACAAGCATAGTGAATGAGAAAGTGAGGGAAATGGATGACAAGTTTCGGGTTTCGGAGAAGACCAAGTCGGCTTTCAATGCTGCTGAACAGAAGGTGAGCAGTGCTGGCTCTGCCATCATGAAAAACAGGTATGTGTTAACAGGGGCCACATGGGTGACTGGTGCTTTCAGCAGGGTCACCAACAAGGCAGCTGCATCAGCATCAAGTGATGACAATGTCCCAACGGAGGAGAATAAAGCTTCTTCAACTGAGCAGGAACATCCTCATGTGGATGACCAACCTTCAAAGTCACCAACAAGTCCCCACCTCCACAAGGTTTAGGCTTAATCCTTATTCATTCTATTATacc is a window from the Cannabis sativa cultivar Pink pepper isolate KNU-18-1 chromosome 1, ASM2916894v1, whole genome shotgun sequence genome containing:
- the LOC115705952 gene encoding binding partner of ACD11 1, with protein sequence MTTKTIKVNNVSLGATDQDLKEFFSFSGEILHLETLSENERSQVAYVTFKDPKGAETAVLLSGATIVDQPVTVDLAPEYKLPSSVLVSPTPTVEETNQGVGNGGGGDQSAVKRAEDVVMSMLSKGFTLGKDALGKAKSFDEKHQLSSTATAKVVSLDQKIGFTDKISVGTSIVNEKVREMDDKFRVSEKTKSAFNAAEQKVSSAGSAIMKNRYVLTGATWVTGAFSRVTNKAAASASSDDNVPTEENKASSTEQEHPHVDDQPSKSPTSPHLHKV